Below is a genomic region from Candidatus Gastranaerophilales bacterium.
CTTTATGGGACTTTTTGTTGCAGGGTGTTCAAGATTTTTTACTCAACTTCGATACAATAAAGACAAAAAAGCCCAAGAAAACGTTAAGGCTGCAAACCAATTCAATAACAACTCAATCGAAGATTTTCAAAATAAAATTACAACAAAGTAAAATGATTTTTTTCAAATTGAATCAACCCGTCATCTCGCATATTGCCAAGCTCTCGACACATTGCACTTCTATCAACGCATATAAATTCTGCAAGCTCGTTTCGATTTAATTTAATTTCAAATTTTTCCGTACCAGCTTCGTGGCTTTTAGTTCTTAAATAAGTCAAAAGTTTTTCTCTGATTGTTCTTTTACCCAACAAGTCAAACTGAAGCATAAGATTTATATTATTGTCAGCAATAACTTTTAAAACATTCTTCACAAGCCGAATGTGGTACGGGCAAGCCTTTTGACAGGGGGCTATCAATTTTTCATAAGGTACAAACAAAACCTCACAATTTGAAGTAGCCACAACATTAATCGGGCTCTCTTTTACTTGAGAGCAAACTAAATCTTCTGCAAAAATCCCGTTTTCACCCAACTTTCTTAGCCTATAAGTATCACCGTTAATATCCGATTTAATGACATCAACACTACCCGTCAAGACTATACCAACCGCCGTGATTTTGCTTTTAAATTTAATTATATCAACACCTTTTTTGTAAGACTTGGTTTTGATATCCAAACATCTCAAAAGAGAAAGCATATCGTTCTCATTTATATCAGCAAATATAGGAATATTGAGCATAATTAACCAATCTATATAGTCGTTGCATTTGCAACAAGCACATATCCATTCTATCAAATTATAAAAATAAATCAAAATGTTAAGGAGAAATATATATGTTCTGTTTTCAATGCGAGCAAACAGCAAGAGGTAAAAATTGCGGAAATCCTGCAGGAGTCTGCGGAAAAAGTGAAAAAACTGCAAACCTCCAAGATAAATTGCTTGAATCATTAATTCATTTAGCAAACAGCGACCTTGAAAAAGATGCGACAACTGATAGACTCACCATCGACGGGCTTTTTACCACAATTACCAACGTGAATTTTGCACCTGATACTATCGAAAAATTTATAGAAAAAGTAGAAAATACTTATAAATCCGAAAATAATCAACCCATTGATTTTAAAATGGAAGAACTCTGGGAAAGCAATGACGATACTCGCTCTTTAAAATCATTAATCCTTTTCGGGCTGAAAGGAATTGCCGCCTATGCACACCACGCAAGGGTTTTAGGAGATGAAAATGAAGAAATAAACAAGTTTTTTTATAAGGCTCTTAAAGCCATTTCTCAACCTAAAAAAATTGATGAATTATTAGAACTGGTAAATGAAACAGGTTTAATGAACCTGAAAGCTATGGAACTTTTAAATGAAGCAAACACAACTGCCTATGGAAATCCTGTTCCGACTCAAGTAACAACAAATATAGAAAAAGGTCCATTCATTGTTGTAAGCGGACACGATTTAAGAGATTTAGGACTGCTTTTAGAGCAAACAAAAGGTAAGGGGATTAATATCTACACCCACAGCGAAATGCTTCCTTGCCATGCTTATCCTGAGCTTAAAAAATATCCTCATCTCAAAGGCAATTTTGGCACTGCTTGGCAAAATCAACAAAAAGAATTTGCCCACCTGCCTGCTCCGATATTATTTACGACAAATTGTATTATGCCACCATACGATAGCTACAAAGACAGAGTTTTCACAAGCTCTGTGGTAGAATATCCAAACACTCCTCATATAGGCGAAGATAAAGATTTTACTCCTGTCATCGAAAAAGCTCTCGAGCTTAAAGGCTACTCAGAAGACAAAAAAATGACAGGAATAAACGGCGGAGATGTTTTAACAACAGGTTTTGGCGAAAACAGCGTTTTAAAAATTGCAGAACACATAATCGAATCTGTACAAAACGGCGACATCAAACATTTCTTTCTTGTAGGAGGATGTGATGGGGCAAAACCGGGAAGAAATTATTATACAGAATTTGTCGAAAAAACTCCTAAAAATTCAATTATTTTAACTCTGGCATGCGGGAAATATCGATTTAACGACCTTGATTTAGGCACAATAAACGGCATACCTAGAATTCTCGATATGGGTCAATGCAATGACGCCCACAGTGCGATAAAAGTGGCTTTAGCACTCGCTAACGCATTCAATTGCAACGTAAATGACCTGCCATTATCCTTTGTTCTTTCTTGGTACGAACAAAAAGCTGTTGCCATCTTGCTATCGCTTTTATCACTCGGCATAAAAAATATTTATCTAGGACCAACTTTACCAGCCTTCATCTCGCCAAACGTATTGCGAGTATTAGTCGAAAAATACAAAATAAAACCTATTACAACTCCTGAAAATGATATGAAAAAAATGCTTAAATCTGAATAATAAAAAGGCACATAATATATGTGCCTTGGTCTCATAAACATTGAAGTATTTAATATGTATTAATGGATATCTGCTAAAAAGCCTATCGGATTGTGTTTTTTCACATCTCCATCTTCGACCTTTTTTTGTTCTTCAAATTCAGTTAAAGCTTTGTCAAAATCTTGCGGCAATATCTTCAATTGTTCAACGTCTTTATCTTCAAAAGTACCGTTTTCCATTTTTTCATATACGCCTGTTCTTTCATACATAAGCGAATTTGCGTCATTGGCTATTTTTGCGATATCAGCACCGGTTGCATTTGCAGATTTAAGCTTGTTCGCAAAAGCATCTTTATCAAATCCGTCTTCAATAGGAAGCTCTTTTGTATGGATATCTAAGATTTTTTTGCAACCTGCTAAATCAGGAGCTCCAACTTGAATATGCTTACCAAATCTGCCTGACCTTTTAATAGCAGGGTCTAACAAATCTATTTTATTTGTAGCAACAATAACAAATACATCATCTTTTCCTTTTTCAAGGTCGCTCATCAATGTTAATAATTGATTTACTGTTTTGTCATCATGTCTTGAAGTATCAGAGCCTTCTCTATTTTTCGCAACAGCATCAAACTCATCAATGAAAACGATACTCGGCTGATTGTCTTTTGCTTCATCAAACAAAGCTCTCCAGTTTTCTTCAGTTTGTCCGACCCATTTTGATTCCATTTCAAGCCCGTTTAATTTTATAAAATGAGCATCCGTTTCATTAGCCAGAGCCTCTGCCATTAGAGTTTTACCTGTTCCGGGACCTCCTGTTAAAATAATACCTCTATTGATAATATTATTTTTATACGCAGACGGGAATTTCAACGGATATACAACAGATTTTTTGAGCTCGGTTAAAGCCGCATCTTGTCCACCCACGTCAGAGAATGTAAGTTTTTTCTTTGTGCCGGTTTCTGTTGCTTGATAGCCCAATTCTTCCATGTGTTTCAAATTTAATTTTTTAATGGCAGTCAAATCTTTTTTTGAAAAATCGTAAGTTTCGACACCGAGTTTTGGTAAATCTTTAGTTAGAAGATTGAAATCAGGCTCAACTTGGAACTTAGTGCCCCCAAGTTTGTAGGTATCATGCTCCATAACCAAAGCGGTTTTTTTCGGATGAAGCAAGAACTTTTGCTCACCTGACTCTATCATCATATTAGATTTGCTCATATTCAAAATGTCGTACAAATCGATATCATTTTTCTTTAACAAAAAAGAACCTATAATTGATGGGTCAACAATCAAATTGACTTTTTTCACAACAGATTGAACCTCATCAGCAGATTCTTGAAAATCTTTTTTAGCCGACTCGAGTGATGGTGCCACGATAACAGCATCATCCTTACCCATATTTGCCAAAGCCCCGCCAATTCTGGTTGACAATGGTATAACCTCTGTACTTACTGCATTATCAGGTTCTACCCCTTTGAAACTTATTGCGTTTTTATTTACAAGTGAAGCTCCATAATTAGTGTCCACCAATCGAGTTACTCTTGGTGCAAAATTTTCGTTTGCAATTGGTGATTGTACAGCTTTTTGTTGTTTTAGTCCATTTTTTGTATGCAAATTAGCATACGAAAACCCTTGTATAGCAAGGTTCATGTGGTAGCCCTCCTAATGGTTAATAATTAATTTATTCCAAGTCTAATATTTAATAAAAGCAAATGCTTTCTTTAATAGGGAACAACGCAGGGATATAATAAAATGAGTTATGAAATCACTTATACTATTCATAAATTGAGAAAACACACTTTTCATCAAATTATACCGCCTTCAATTGTCAGTAACACTTATTTTAGTTTCGCTTCATTGCTCAACCTTGTGTTACTATTGTAGCGATTTTCAGAAGAATGTCAATAAGTATCCTTGATACACTTATTCTTATTTTGGATAATTTTTATATTCACCAACCGAATATATACTCGCCAAATATAGCTATTGCAAGCAACCAAGAAAGTGGTATATAAATTGTAAATAATACACTTTATATTAACAAACCTTTACATTCTGATTTAATTATTCTTTTATATCTTCCTGCATTACCCTTTTGGCAATCTTGTAATCAGGCATATCATTTCCGTCAGGAATGTCTTTGGGATTGGGATTTTTCATCCAAATATCAACTGAATCTTCGTGAATATATTGCTTTGCTTTCTCCGTGATGATTGCCTTTACGTCCTCTTTTGACAATTCTCCGTATGAATCTATTTTATAAAAATCAAGCACTTTATTGAAATTTTTCTCCATTACATAAAATGCATTTTGCACTCCGCCGTCTTTTTTCGGCTCAGCTTCACTCGGATTAATCGGATAACCGTCTTTTGGATTCAAATCTATCTGCTTATTTTTTATACCTTGAAGCTTTTGAATATTTTCCGCTCCAATCTCAGGCTCTAACTCTTTTAAAGATTTCGGTGTCAACTTATATCCTTTAAAATAATTATCCACCGCCATTGAAACTTGAGAATATGACTTTCTAAAATTGACATCAGCTCTGCAACCTTCTCTATCCAACGGGATATCAATATTTTCAACTTTTCCGCCGTTTTGGAAGACAAGAACCTCCCTCAAAGTAAGAGGTTTCGACTTATCGACCCTATGCTCACTTAAATAATAAAGAGCATATTTCATAACATCAACAGTGCCTTTTACGTCAGCAAAAGCGTCGTGGGCATCATCAAGATTTTTGCAGAACAAAAATTTATATTGCTCGCTCAATTTTTTCTTTGCACCGACATAAGGGTGAATTCGCTGAATCAACACAAATGGGTCAAGTACTTTGAATGCTTGTTTTTCTTTTAACGGTTCATGCGAATAAGAATTATGCTCCCTAATTGCATTATTCAAAATAGTAATATCAAATTTTGAATTATAGGCAACTATAACTCCATTTTTTTTGTTCAAATAATCATTTACAAATGGCTTTAAAACTTGCTCAATATTCGGCTTATCTTGCACCATCTCATCAGTAATCCCATGAACAGCTGTAGAGCCCTCCGGTATATGGGTTTCCGGATTTAAAAGTTGACTATAGCCTGAATCTGTTACAATATCACCATCTTTTACTTGAAGTGCACCGATTTGGATAATCTTATCCAAAGGTTTGCTTGTATCTGTAAGGTTTACGCCGGTAGTTTCGGTATCAAAAACCGTACAATCAAGAGATAACTTGCCGTTATCATCTGTAATCGGAACGTCTAACGATTTGTGTATTGAAACATCATGCAGTGCAGTTAAATTGGTCGAAAATGAAGCTTTAGACTTCTGAGAATTTAAAGTATGAAAAGTCGCCAAAGGTTTTGTCACATTATAATTATTATATCTGCGAACCCAAGTTGTATCATTTGTTTCCGCTAATGCGTTTGCGTGTTGAAACGCATATATCTCGGTATCTGTAGCCGTTCTTAAATCCAATGGCTCTTTTGATAAATGCTCCCAACCAACTTTGTTGAAATCAACATAATGACCGTTCGGGGTATAAAGACCTTTACCTTGATATTTCTTACCTTCAACCTTTTTTACAATATTGTTTTCAAACCACAAACCTGTAAAAGCAGGCGTATACGCTCTAAAGGCATTGCCTTGACTTTTTGTTATCGGATTATTTTTATAAAGTTGAGGGTTCTTCTCAATTATGTTTTGAGAAAGCATCATTTTATTACTTCTATTTGCATTATTAATCGCCGATATTTTCATAAATCTATCCTATTATATCCAAGTTAGATGAGGGTTCACCTTGCAATTGCAACACTTTGTCTTTCAATACATCAAAGTTTGAAACCGAATGATTCCAATCTTTGTCAAATTGTTTGGTGAATACATTTGCCAAAGACGGTTTTTCAAAAGCGATAGCACATTCATTGTTGCCTCTTTTGTATTTTTCTTTTGCATTTTCTCTGTCTTTGATGATTTTGTAGTATCCTTGAACCGTACAAAGTGTAGATTTTTGCTCATCTGTAAAGTTGTATTTTTGCCCTTCCATTTCGACCTGTGCAGCCCCGAACTTGTTTAAACTATTGATAGTTTGCTTTAACAATGCTCTTCTGGCAAGCAATTCTTTATAGTCTAAATGCTGGCGTGACAATGGTGGCAAGCCTAGTTCATCTTCGAATTCTTTTACTTTTGTTAAATATTCCTTTATTTCTTCGTTTATTTTTTCTGCGAAAAGTTCATAATCTTCTCTTTTGCCTTTATCAAGATTTTGATTCAAGCCCATTGCAGACCAG
It encodes:
- a CDS encoding Crp/Fnr family transcriptional regulator: MLNIPIFADINENDMLSLLRCLDIKTKSYKKGVDIIKFKSKITAVGIVLTGSVDVIKSDINGDTYRLRKLGENGIFAEDLVCSQVKESPINVVATSNCEVLFVPYEKLIAPCQKACPYHIRLVKNVLKVIADNNINLMLQFDLLGKRTIREKLLTYLRTKSHEAGTEKFEIKLNRNELAEFICVDRSAMCRELGNMRDDGLIQFEKNHFTLL
- the hcp gene encoding hydroxylamine reductase, translating into MFCFQCEQTARGKNCGNPAGVCGKSEKTANLQDKLLESLIHLANSDLEKDATTDRLTIDGLFTTITNVNFAPDTIEKFIEKVENTYKSENNQPIDFKMEELWESNDDTRSLKSLILFGLKGIAAYAHHARVLGDENEEINKFFYKALKAISQPKKIDELLELVNETGLMNLKAMELLNEANTTAYGNPVPTQVTTNIEKGPFIVVSGHDLRDLGLLLEQTKGKGINIYTHSEMLPCHAYPELKKYPHLKGNFGTAWQNQQKEFAHLPAPILFTTNCIMPPYDSYKDRVFTSSVVEYPNTPHIGEDKDFTPVIEKALELKGYSEDKKMTGINGGDVLTTGFGENSVLKIAEHIIESVQNGDIKHFFLVGGCDGAKPGRNYYTEFVEKTPKNSIILTLACGKYRFNDLDLGTINGIPRILDMGQCNDAHSAIKVALALANAFNCNVNDLPLSFVLSWYEQKAVAILLSLLSLGIKNIYLGPTLPAFISPNVLRVLVEKYKIKPITTPENDMKKMLKSE
- a CDS encoding ATP-binding protein, yielding MNLAIQGFSYANLHTKNGLKQQKAVQSPIANENFAPRVTRLVDTNYGASLVNKNAISFKGVEPDNAVSTEVIPLSTRIGGALANMGKDDAVIVAPSLESAKKDFQESADEVQSVVKKVNLIVDPSIIGSFLLKKNDIDLYDILNMSKSNMMIESGEQKFLLHPKKTALVMEHDTYKLGGTKFQVEPDFNLLTKDLPKLGVETYDFSKKDLTAIKKLNLKHMEELGYQATETGTKKKLTFSDVGGQDAALTELKKSVVYPLKFPSAYKNNIINRGIILTGGPGTGKTLMAEALANETDAHFIKLNGLEMESKWVGQTEENWRALFDEAKDNQPSIVFIDEFDAVAKNREGSDTSRHDDKTVNQLLTLMSDLEKGKDDVFVIVATNKIDLLDPAIKRSGRFGKHIQVGAPDLAGCKKILDIHTKELPIEDGFDKDAFANKLKSANATGADIAKIANDANSLMYERTGVYEKMENGTFEDKDVEQLKILPQDFDKALTEFEEQKKVEDGDVKKHNPIGFLADIH
- a CDS encoding 3'-5' exonuclease: MKISAINNANRSNKMMLSQNIIEKNPQLYKNNPITKSQGNAFRAYTPAFTGLWFENNIVKKVEGKKYQGKGLYTPNGHYVDFNKVGWEHLSKEPLDLRTATDTEIYAFQHANALAETNDTTWVRRYNNYNVTKPLATFHTLNSQKSKASFSTNLTALHDVSIHKSLDVPITDDNGKLSLDCTVFDTETTGVNLTDTSKPLDKIIQIGALQVKDGDIVTDSGYSQLLNPETHIPEGSTAVHGITDEMVQDKPNIEQVLKPFVNDYLNKKNGVIVAYNSKFDITILNNAIREHNSYSHEPLKEKQAFKVLDPFVLIQRIHPYVGAKKKLSEQYKFLFCKNLDDAHDAFADVKGTVDVMKYALYYLSEHRVDKSKPLTLREVLVFQNGGKVENIDIPLDREGCRADVNFRKSYSQVSMAVDNYFKGYKLTPKSLKELEPEIGAENIQKLQGIKNKQIDLNPKDGYPINPSEAEPKKDGGVQNAFYVMEKNFNKVLDFYKIDSYGELSKEDVKAIITEKAKQYIHEDSVDIWMKNPNPKDIPDGNDMPDYKIAKRVMQEDIKE